The following proteins come from a genomic window of Populus nigra chromosome 6, ddPopNigr1.1, whole genome shotgun sequence:
- the LOC133696630 gene encoding uncharacterized protein LOC133696630 isoform X1 has protein sequence MTTTATATATSKHQPPQLTDAEIINLANQNQLHPYLLSTSSHPTLLSYLHNRTLSPSPSLPICQYTLSLLSLISLSPHTPSLSSLLSSLLADYINLFLSFQIPRDSNSLKTIHFFSTVLNNVPIKDLEAVSESIVLNLSKLVSFEDTQMLDILPACFNLMINENGREFVGLILDRVIESEWSKVLLVKMVSLVREFIGFIDKVRGREFLEKVFKGMRRVDLQDLPSLVYQLLVLTSKGFNKREVIEGIVMFFGSEFGGPKRGSSIVRQVEGTVLLHVNFAVKQDPSLGKEVIGLVKLDFRALNHFTISVLLSVARVRRFSESSLGILKTVLLTAYRDHKFAKNCKWLPDDFKEECLQNVQIAEKALLRAVNESNYGREHIVPTIVQFSFQLLESLEDGNVRELWDSNAILGIEELSIQMLKTLFEVHEMARNEIIEQSKSRILSLKPEKNIPIIRLLGHLVQSYPYLMLEHASRLKELLDYFVFMHGKVATHLVAALVPLIKLSRDLRDYTILVVRKAMFRREDAVRLSATNAIFNLILADKEAKREGSFSFQDSSSQASCSQHAEIPCTLDGGLFQELRGLLQRCLYQQAEIKEVMYHGLLKLVLADPSCGGPVLDFLLPHFRCFFKEDADVQLEISRCTKSLSGNVVIEEPLDALMSCVSSILLLQPHGKADCPDSSRSYFGFSLSQENELGSDLSRESFSNALLKIQKFLKKINLEDFLSRIQGDSSTSVQEEKRKCCALILAGILEVVVNTIATRLNKATDIEKVDLEKELVGFVNLHESLEKDLCTRLSTGIKRGNVRATAPAPAPGMASNIEPGNNRLTQERIPYLTTSSLCQLMQTALKLCNTECSKTIAASQHHSQLSSSKPVTCHKIMAFILNHSLHHIKSYQTVVKENPLRTLIYGEIKLMGPPLLKLIFLLKSGKKLVTDEKKKEKRIKDEDRKGYLHLALLCMKELVTISLQNPHLTGLLEDLVSVSTLEYPELDDKYEEASRIDDQHIRIKELFVVKVLKPLFSELLAQSYFHELEIISDMLLVIGEKLPRKQRNSHGAWSIHVCKSNVIKNSKAARSVVALAISLSSPPSDLIVAQDMAKELLKVTGSETSNAEEVSGSHSIINQSTSSSIISCIQKLIEAIIVDMDWAIKKLNIFTLVSQKSIHFSQNEEHITGLEYENNLYSRAEAVVKVLSCFVSMNLKEPQAEHLLRLTAKFYKHLAQMSRLRIASKGCKQLIPSLAFQKLVELTCKQLTVPLYNFVAEMQREQENANSKCTANKIKRENKCIPDLIYQIEDCEKYLIQLSKVSKINLLRHAKRSTSRDFKIIDSRKIITEEDEPNHEPACHAAATAENGSPESGDNEGNESDKVLSSQSGSPLSEEESASDGENGGALPHAKRVKRDRVVLDSDDEA, from the exons ATGACCACCACCGCCACGGCCACGGCCACCTCAAAACACCAGCCACCACAATTAACAGACGCCGAAATCATAAACCTAGCAAATCAAAACCAGCTCCACCCCTACCTCCTCTCCACATCATCTCACCCTACACTCCTCTCTTACCTCCATAATCGCACTCTCTCCCCTTCACCTTCTCTTCCAATCTGTCAATACacactctctcttctctctctcatttccCTCTCTCCTCACACTCCTTCTCTCTCgtctctcctctcttctcttctcgcTGATTACATCAATCTCTTTCTCTCCTTTCAAATTCCCCGCGATTCGAATTCCCTCAAAACCATCCATTTTTTCAGTACTGTCTTGAATAATGTCCCAATCAAAGATTTAGAGGCCGTTTCCGAGTCAATCGTGCTTAATTTGTCAAAACTAGTGAGTTTTGAGGACACCCAGATGCTTGATATTCTTCCTGCTTGTTTCAATTTGATGATTAATGAGAATGGGAGGGAATTTGTAGGCTTGATTTTGGACAGGGTTATTGAGAGTGAATGGTCAAAGGTGTTGTTGGTGAAAATGGTTTCTCTAGTTAGGGAATTCATAGGTTTTATTGATAAAGTGAGAGGGAGGGAGTTTTTGGAGAAGGTGTTTAAGGGAATGAGAAGAGTGGATTTACAGGACTTGCCTTCGCTTGTTTATCAATTACTGGTTTTAACATCAAAAGGGTTTAATAAGAGGGAGGTGATTGAAGggattgttatgttttttgggTCTGAATTTGGGGGCCCGAAAAGAGGGAGTTCGATTGTTAGGCAAGTTGAAGGGACTGTTTTGCTTCATGTTAATTTTGCGGTCAAGCAGGATCCTTCACTGGGGAAAGAAGTTATAGGGCTTGTGAAGTTGGATTTTAGGGCTCTTAACCATTTTACTATTTCTGTTTTGTTGTCTGTTGCCAGGGTTAGAAGGTTTAGTGAGAGCTCATTGGGAATACTGAAAACTGTTTTGCTGACTGCTTATCGTGATCACAAGTTCGCTAA AAACTGTAAGTGGTTGCCAGATGATTTCAAGGAAGAGTGTCTGCAGAATGTCCAAATAGCGGAAAAAGCTTTATTAAGAGCT GTTAATGAGAGCAACTATGGAAGAGAGCACATTGTGCCTACTATCGTGCAGTTCAGTTTTCAATTGCTAGAGTCATTGGAAGATGGAAATGTTAGAGAGCTCTGGGATTCTAATGCTATATTGGGCATCGAGGAGCTTAGTATTCAGATGCTGAAAACTCTATTCGAGGTCCATGAGATGGCAAGAAATGAG ATTATTGAGCAAAGCAAATCTCGCATCCTTTCTTTGAAGCCAGAGAAGAACATACCAATCATCAG ACTGCTTGGTCATCTAGTCCAGAGTTATCCTTATCTGATGCTGGAACACGCTTCCCGTCTGAAGGAATTGttggattattttgtttttatgcatgGCAAGGTTGCCACTCATCTTGTTGCTGCTCTTGTGCCTCTCATCAAACTTAGTCGTGATCTTCGG GATTACACAATTTTGGTTGTCCGCAAGGCCATGTTTAGACGGGAAGATGCAGTTCGCCTTTCTGCAACAAATGCCATTTTCAATCTTATACTTGCAGATAAGGAAGCCAAGAGAGAAGGCTCGTTTTCTTTTCAAGACTCATCAAGCCAAGCAAGTTGCAGCCAACATGCTGAAATACCATGCACCTTGGATGGAGGTCTCTTCCAGGAGCTACGTGGTTTGCTGCAGAGATGTCTTTATCAACAG GCTGAAATCAAGGAAGTCATGTATCATGGTCTTTTGAAGCTTGTCTTGGCAGACCCATCATGTGGGGGACctgtgcttgattttctctTGCCCCACTTTCGTTGTTTTTTCAAGGAG GATGCAGATGTTCAACTTGAAATAAGTCGTTGCACTAAATCACTGAGTGGCAATGTTGTCATTGAAGAGCCTCTAGATGCTCTAATGTCTTGTGTTTCTTCAATTTTACTCCTTCAGCCACATGGTAAAGCTGATTGTCCAGATTCTTCGAGGTCATATTTTGGTTTTTCCCTTTCTCAAGAAAATGAG CTAGGAAGTGATCTCTCTCGTGAATCATTTTCCAATGCTTTGTTAAAGATCCAGAAGTTCCTAAAGAAGATAAATTTGGAAG ACTTTCTGAGTCGCATTCAGGGCGATAGCTCGACATCTGTTcaagaggagaaaagaaaatgctGTGCATTGATTTTAGCAGGCATCCTTGAAGTAGTAGTGAACACTATCGCAACCAGGTTGAATAAAGCGACAGACATAGAGAAGGTGGATCTCGAAAAGGAACTTGTTGGGTTTGTTAATCTTCACGAGTCACTGGAAAAGGATTTGTGTACAAGATTGAGCACTGGTATCAAAAGGGGGAATGTGCGAGCTACTGCTCCTGCTCCTGCTCCTGGTATGGCTAGTAATATTGAACCTGGCAACAATAGATTGACTCAAGAACGAATTCCTTACTTGACAACTTCAAGCCTCTGTCAGCTAATGCAAACAGCACTTAAGCTATGCAATACTGAATGCTCTAAAACTATTGCAGCATCCCAGCACCATAGCCAGTTGTCATCGAGCAAGCCAGTAACATGCCATAAGATTATGGCTTTTATCTTGAACCATTCCCTTCATCACATAAAATCTTACCAAACTGTGGTGAAAGAAAATCCTTTGAGGACTTTGATATATGGGGAAATTAAATTGATGGGACCTCCTTTGctgaagttaatttttttgctcaaaTCAGGAAAGAAGTTGGTGacagatgaaaagaaaaaagaaaagagaataaaagatgaagatagAAAAGGATATCTACATCTAGCCTTATTATGCATGAAGGAATTGGTCACAATTAGTTTGCAGAACCCACATTTGACTGGGTTGCTTGAGGATTTGGTGTCAGTATCCACACTAGAGTATCCTGAATTGGATGATAAATATGAAGAAGCCTCCAGGATTGACGATCAGCATATAAGAATCAAAGAATTGTTTGTTGTCAAAGTTTTGAAGCCATTGTTCAGTGAGCTTCTTGCACAATCGTATTTTCATGAACTTGAG ATTATCTCTGATATGCTATTGGTGATTGGAGAAAAACTGCCCCGCAAACAGAGGAACTCTCATGGAGCCTGGAGTATTCATGTCTGCAAAAGCAATGTCATAAAGAACTCCAAGGCTGCAAGAAGTGTGGTTGCCCTTGCTATCTCTTTAAGCTCCCCACCAAGTGATTTAATTGTAGCTCAAGACATGGCCAAGGAGCTGTTAAAAGTCACTGGATCAGAGACAAGTAACGCAGAAGAGGTGTCTGGATCACACTCTATCATAAACCAGTCAACGAGCAGTAGCATAATTTCTTGTATACAGAAACTAATCGAAGCAATTATTGTTGATATGGATTGGGCCatcaaaaaacttaatatatttACTCTGGTATCTCAAAAAAGCATTCATTTTAGTCAGAACGAAGAACATATTACAGGATTGGAGTACGAAAACAACCTTTACTCAAGGGCTGAAGCGGTGGTGAAAGTACTGTCTTGCTTTGTTTCGATGAATCTCAAGG AACCTCAAGCAGAGCATTTGCTCAGATTGACTGCAAAATTTTACAAGCATTTAGCTCAGATGTCAAGGCTCAGGATTGCTTCCAAGGGATGCAAGCAGCTCATACCTAGTCTTGCTTTCCAGAAGCTTGTTGAACTAACTTGCAAGCAGCTAACCGTTCCACTTTATAACTTTGTTGCAGAGATGCAAAGG GAGCAAGAAAATGCTAACAGCAAGTGTACTGCCAACAAGATCAAGAGGGAGAATAAGTGCATCCCCGACTTGATCTACCAGATAGAAGATTGTGAAAAATATCTAATCCAGCTGAGCAAGGTGAGCAAAATCAATTTATTGAGGCATGCCAAGCGTAGTACTTCCAGGGATTTCAAAATAATAGATTCAAGGAAGATTATTACGGAAGAAGATGAACCCAATCACGAGCCTGCCTGTCatgctgctgctactgctgagaATGGATCACCTGAGTCTGGAGACAATGAAGGTAATGAATCAGACAAGGTTTTGTCATCTCAGTCTGGTAGTCCTTTGTCTGAGGAGGAATCCGCATCTGATGGCGAGAATGGAGGTGCCCTTCCTCATGCCAAGAGGGTGAAGAGAGACAGAGTTGTGCTAGATTCTGATGATGAAGCATAA
- the LOC133696630 gene encoding uncharacterized protein LOC133696630 isoform X2, protein MTTTATATATSKHQPPQLTDAEIINLANQNQLHPYLLSTSSHPTLLSYLHNRTLSPSPSLPICQYTLSLLSLISLSPHTPSLSSLLSSLLADYINLFLSFQIPRDSNSLKTIHFFSTVLNNVPIKDLEAVSESIVLNLSKLVSFEDTQMLDILPACFNLMINENGREFVGLILDRVIESEWSKVLLVKMVSLVREFIGFIDKVRGREFLEKVFKGMRRVDLQDLPSLVYQLLVLTSKGFNKREVIEGIVMFFGSEFGGPKRGSSIVRQVEGTVLLHVNFAVKQDPSLGKEVIGLVKLDFRALNHFTISVLLSVARVRRFSESSLGILKTVLLTAYRDHKFAKNCKWLPDDFKEECLQNVQIAEKALLRAVNESNYGREHIVPTIVQFSFQLLESLEDGNVRELWDSNAILGIEELSIQMLKTLFEVHEMARNEIIEQSKSRILSLKPEKNIPIIRLLGHLVQSYPYLMLEHASRLKELLDYFVFMHGKVATHLVAALVPLIKLSRDLRDYTILVVRKAMFRREDAVRLSATNAIFNLILADKEAKREGSFSFQDSSSQASCSQHAEIPCTLDGGLFQELRGLLQRCLYQQAEIKEVMYHGLLKLVLADPSCGGPVLDFLLPHFRCFFKEDADVQLEISRCTKSLSGNVVIEEPLDALMSCVSSILLLQPHGKADCPDSSRSYFGFSLSQENELGSDLSRESFSNALLKIQKFLKKINLEDFLSRIQGDSSTSVQEEKRKCCALILAGILEVVVNTIATRLNKATDIEKVDLEKELVGFVNLHESLEKDLCTRLSTGIKRGNVRATAPAPAPGMASNIEPGNNRLTQERIPYLTTSSLCQLMQTALKLCNTECSKTIAASQHHSQLSSSKPVTCHKIMAFILNHSLHHIKSYQTVVKENPLRTLIYGEIKLMGPPLLKLIFLLKSGKKLVTDEKKKEKRIKDEDRKGYLHLALLCMKELVTISLQNPHLTGLLEDLVSVSTLEYPELDDKYEEASRIDDQHIRIKELFVVKVLKPLFSELLAQSYFHELEIISDMLLVIGEKLPRKQRNSHGAWSIHVCKSNVIKNSKAARSVVALAISLSSPPSDLIVAQDMAKELLKVTGSETSNAEEVSGSHSIINQSTSSSIISCIQKLIEAIIVDMDWAIKKLNIFTLVSQKSIHFSQNEEHITGLEYENNLYSRAEAVVKVLSCFVSMNLKEPQAEHLLRLTAKFYKHLAQMSRLRIASKGCKQLIPSLAFQKLVELTCKQLTVPLYNFVAEMQRVVDGLYGTCRSKKMLTASVLPTRSRGRISASPT, encoded by the exons ATGACCACCACCGCCACGGCCACGGCCACCTCAAAACACCAGCCACCACAATTAACAGACGCCGAAATCATAAACCTAGCAAATCAAAACCAGCTCCACCCCTACCTCCTCTCCACATCATCTCACCCTACACTCCTCTCTTACCTCCATAATCGCACTCTCTCCCCTTCACCTTCTCTTCCAATCTGTCAATACacactctctcttctctctctcatttccCTCTCTCCTCACACTCCTTCTCTCTCgtctctcctctcttctcttctcgcTGATTACATCAATCTCTTTCTCTCCTTTCAAATTCCCCGCGATTCGAATTCCCTCAAAACCATCCATTTTTTCAGTACTGTCTTGAATAATGTCCCAATCAAAGATTTAGAGGCCGTTTCCGAGTCAATCGTGCTTAATTTGTCAAAACTAGTGAGTTTTGAGGACACCCAGATGCTTGATATTCTTCCTGCTTGTTTCAATTTGATGATTAATGAGAATGGGAGGGAATTTGTAGGCTTGATTTTGGACAGGGTTATTGAGAGTGAATGGTCAAAGGTGTTGTTGGTGAAAATGGTTTCTCTAGTTAGGGAATTCATAGGTTTTATTGATAAAGTGAGAGGGAGGGAGTTTTTGGAGAAGGTGTTTAAGGGAATGAGAAGAGTGGATTTACAGGACTTGCCTTCGCTTGTTTATCAATTACTGGTTTTAACATCAAAAGGGTTTAATAAGAGGGAGGTGATTGAAGggattgttatgttttttgggTCTGAATTTGGGGGCCCGAAAAGAGGGAGTTCGATTGTTAGGCAAGTTGAAGGGACTGTTTTGCTTCATGTTAATTTTGCGGTCAAGCAGGATCCTTCACTGGGGAAAGAAGTTATAGGGCTTGTGAAGTTGGATTTTAGGGCTCTTAACCATTTTACTATTTCTGTTTTGTTGTCTGTTGCCAGGGTTAGAAGGTTTAGTGAGAGCTCATTGGGAATACTGAAAACTGTTTTGCTGACTGCTTATCGTGATCACAAGTTCGCTAA AAACTGTAAGTGGTTGCCAGATGATTTCAAGGAAGAGTGTCTGCAGAATGTCCAAATAGCGGAAAAAGCTTTATTAAGAGCT GTTAATGAGAGCAACTATGGAAGAGAGCACATTGTGCCTACTATCGTGCAGTTCAGTTTTCAATTGCTAGAGTCATTGGAAGATGGAAATGTTAGAGAGCTCTGGGATTCTAATGCTATATTGGGCATCGAGGAGCTTAGTATTCAGATGCTGAAAACTCTATTCGAGGTCCATGAGATGGCAAGAAATGAG ATTATTGAGCAAAGCAAATCTCGCATCCTTTCTTTGAAGCCAGAGAAGAACATACCAATCATCAG ACTGCTTGGTCATCTAGTCCAGAGTTATCCTTATCTGATGCTGGAACACGCTTCCCGTCTGAAGGAATTGttggattattttgtttttatgcatgGCAAGGTTGCCACTCATCTTGTTGCTGCTCTTGTGCCTCTCATCAAACTTAGTCGTGATCTTCGG GATTACACAATTTTGGTTGTCCGCAAGGCCATGTTTAGACGGGAAGATGCAGTTCGCCTTTCTGCAACAAATGCCATTTTCAATCTTATACTTGCAGATAAGGAAGCCAAGAGAGAAGGCTCGTTTTCTTTTCAAGACTCATCAAGCCAAGCAAGTTGCAGCCAACATGCTGAAATACCATGCACCTTGGATGGAGGTCTCTTCCAGGAGCTACGTGGTTTGCTGCAGAGATGTCTTTATCAACAG GCTGAAATCAAGGAAGTCATGTATCATGGTCTTTTGAAGCTTGTCTTGGCAGACCCATCATGTGGGGGACctgtgcttgattttctctTGCCCCACTTTCGTTGTTTTTTCAAGGAG GATGCAGATGTTCAACTTGAAATAAGTCGTTGCACTAAATCACTGAGTGGCAATGTTGTCATTGAAGAGCCTCTAGATGCTCTAATGTCTTGTGTTTCTTCAATTTTACTCCTTCAGCCACATGGTAAAGCTGATTGTCCAGATTCTTCGAGGTCATATTTTGGTTTTTCCCTTTCTCAAGAAAATGAG CTAGGAAGTGATCTCTCTCGTGAATCATTTTCCAATGCTTTGTTAAAGATCCAGAAGTTCCTAAAGAAGATAAATTTGGAAG ACTTTCTGAGTCGCATTCAGGGCGATAGCTCGACATCTGTTcaagaggagaaaagaaaatgctGTGCATTGATTTTAGCAGGCATCCTTGAAGTAGTAGTGAACACTATCGCAACCAGGTTGAATAAAGCGACAGACATAGAGAAGGTGGATCTCGAAAAGGAACTTGTTGGGTTTGTTAATCTTCACGAGTCACTGGAAAAGGATTTGTGTACAAGATTGAGCACTGGTATCAAAAGGGGGAATGTGCGAGCTACTGCTCCTGCTCCTGCTCCTGGTATGGCTAGTAATATTGAACCTGGCAACAATAGATTGACTCAAGAACGAATTCCTTACTTGACAACTTCAAGCCTCTGTCAGCTAATGCAAACAGCACTTAAGCTATGCAATACTGAATGCTCTAAAACTATTGCAGCATCCCAGCACCATAGCCAGTTGTCATCGAGCAAGCCAGTAACATGCCATAAGATTATGGCTTTTATCTTGAACCATTCCCTTCATCACATAAAATCTTACCAAACTGTGGTGAAAGAAAATCCTTTGAGGACTTTGATATATGGGGAAATTAAATTGATGGGACCTCCTTTGctgaagttaatttttttgctcaaaTCAGGAAAGAAGTTGGTGacagatgaaaagaaaaaagaaaagagaataaaagatgaagatagAAAAGGATATCTACATCTAGCCTTATTATGCATGAAGGAATTGGTCACAATTAGTTTGCAGAACCCACATTTGACTGGGTTGCTTGAGGATTTGGTGTCAGTATCCACACTAGAGTATCCTGAATTGGATGATAAATATGAAGAAGCCTCCAGGATTGACGATCAGCATATAAGAATCAAAGAATTGTTTGTTGTCAAAGTTTTGAAGCCATTGTTCAGTGAGCTTCTTGCACAATCGTATTTTCATGAACTTGAG ATTATCTCTGATATGCTATTGGTGATTGGAGAAAAACTGCCCCGCAAACAGAGGAACTCTCATGGAGCCTGGAGTATTCATGTCTGCAAAAGCAATGTCATAAAGAACTCCAAGGCTGCAAGAAGTGTGGTTGCCCTTGCTATCTCTTTAAGCTCCCCACCAAGTGATTTAATTGTAGCTCAAGACATGGCCAAGGAGCTGTTAAAAGTCACTGGATCAGAGACAAGTAACGCAGAAGAGGTGTCTGGATCACACTCTATCATAAACCAGTCAACGAGCAGTAGCATAATTTCTTGTATACAGAAACTAATCGAAGCAATTATTGTTGATATGGATTGGGCCatcaaaaaacttaatatatttACTCTGGTATCTCAAAAAAGCATTCATTTTAGTCAGAACGAAGAACATATTACAGGATTGGAGTACGAAAACAACCTTTACTCAAGGGCTGAAGCGGTGGTGAAAGTACTGTCTTGCTTTGTTTCGATGAATCTCAAGG AACCTCAAGCAGAGCATTTGCTCAGATTGACTGCAAAATTTTACAAGCATTTAGCTCAGATGTCAAGGCTCAGGATTGCTTCCAAGGGATGCAAGCAGCTCATACCTAGTCTTGCTTTCCAGAAGCTTGTTGAACTAACTTGCAAGCAGCTAACCGTTCCACTTTATAACTTTGTTGCAGAGATGCAAAGG GTTGTTGACGGGCTCTATGGGACTTGCAGGAGCAAGAAAATGCTAACAGCAAGTGTACTGCCAACAAGATCAAGAGGGAGAATAAGTGCATCCCCGACTTGA
- the LOC133696991 gene encoding FCS-Like Zinc finger 15-like, producing the protein MVGLSIVLETPKSGSALQVINKVTMMINNKPTSPPSLSSPRNHSPRFSFPVPTFLDQCFFCGQKLLPGKDIYMYKGDRGFCSVECRCRQIFLDEEETLRKENCSFAAMKPTGASASASAKSTSSTAASRHRKGTRNREGGFAY; encoded by the exons ATGGTGGGTTTAAGCATAGTTTTGGAGACCCCAAAGAGTGGCAGTGCCCTGCAAGTTATCAACAAAGTTACCATGATGATCAACAACAAACCTACTTCCCCTCCTAGTCTTTCTTCTCCTAGAAATCATTCTCCACGCTTCTCTTTTCCAGTCCCCACTTTTCTTGATCAGTGCTTCTTTTGTGGACAGAAACTCTTGCCTGGCAAGGATATCTACATGTACAA AGGAGACAGGGGGTTTTGCAGTGTGGAGTGCAGGTGCAGGCAGATATTTTTGGATGAAGAAGAGACACTGAGGAAAGAGAACTGCTCATTTGCTGCAATGAAACCAACTggtgcttctgcttctgcttctgctaAAAGTACTTCTTCAACTGCTGCTTCCCGTCACCGCAAAGGCACAAGGAACCGAGAGGGTGGTTTTGCATACTGA